The Candidatus Cloacimonadota bacterium genome has a window encoding:
- the tpiA gene encoding triose-phosphate isomerase has translation MREILVAGNWKMNKTNSEAREFVEQIVENLASLQVSRVKPIICAPSLYLEQIIRQAKDSSLLISAQDVSRYDFGAYTGEVSAPMLSSIGVQYSLIGHSERRQYHNETDNDIREKLIKLTEHRIIPIICMGEREEERDKGITSEIIINQLTAIFKDIEIDDPHRYVIAYEPVWAIGTGKTATPQMAQEVHVLIRDWLKDNYSSSISSEITILYGGSIKPDNFRELLQEPDIDGGLIGGASLKVNDYWQLLQTAIKIYEEEKDR, from the coding sequence ATGCGGGAAATATTAGTAGCCGGTAATTGGAAGATGAACAAAACGAATTCAGAAGCCAGGGAGTTTGTAGAGCAAATTGTAGAAAACCTTGCATCTCTGCAAGTTTCCAGAGTCAAACCTATCATTTGTGCACCCTCCCTCTATTTAGAGCAGATAATACGACAGGCAAAAGATAGTTCGCTCTTGATTTCAGCTCAAGATGTCAGTAGATACGATTTTGGTGCCTATACAGGAGAGGTATCTGCTCCTATGCTTTCATCAATTGGTGTCCAATACAGCTTGATCGGTCATTCTGAAAGGCGTCAATATCATAATGAGACCGATAATGATATCAGAGAAAAGTTGATTAAATTGACAGAACATAGGATCATTCCTATTATCTGTATGGGTGAAAGAGAAGAAGAACGGGATAAGGGTATCACTTCTGAGATAATCATCAACCAACTCACTGCTATTTTCAAAGATATTGAGATTGATGATCCGCATAGATATGTCATCGCCTATGAGCCTGTTTGGGCTATTGGAACAGGGAAAACTGCTACTCCGCAAATGGCGCAGGAAGTGCACGTTCTCATTAGAGATTGGTTGAAAGATAATTATTCATCCTCCATATCATCTGAAATAACTATTCTCTATGGTGGTAGTATCAAACCGGACAATTTTAGAGAACTCTTACAAGAACCCGACATAGATGGTGGTCTCATAGGGGGAGCTTCCCTAAAAGTCAATGACTATTGGCAACTACTGCAAACAGCAATAAAGATTTATGAAGAGGAGAAAGATAGATAA